From Mycobacterium lacus, one genomic window encodes:
- a CDS encoding WXG100 family type VII secretion target codes for MTINYQFGDVDAHGATIRAQAASLEAEHQAIVRDVLAAGDFWGGAGSVACQEFITQLGRNFQVIYEQANAHGQKVQAAGSNMASTDSAVGSSWA; via the coding sequence ATGACGATTAATTACCAGTTTGGTGATGTGGATGCCCATGGGGCCACGATTCGGGCTCAGGCGGCGTCGTTGGAGGCTGAGCATCAGGCGATCGTGCGTGATGTGTTGGCGGCCGGTGATTTCTGGGGTGGTGCCGGGTCGGTGGCCTGCCAAGAGTTCATCACCCAGTTGGGCCGTAATTTCCAGGTGATCTACGAGCAGGCCAATGCTCATGGGCAGAAGGTACAAGCCGCGGGCAGCAACATGGCCAGCACCGACTCGGCGGTGGGTTCTAGCTGGGCCTAG
- a CDS encoding beta strand repeat-containing protein, translating into MGSGNNGSSNVGGGNFGSNNWGFGNTGSGNIGFGNTGNNNIGFGLTGNGQFGFGNLNSGSGNIGLFNSGTNNVGFFNSGTGNVGFGNSGISNTGFGNAGNVNTGFWNGGSTNTGFADAGNGNTGFFNGGNGNSGSFNAGNVNSSFGNAGNFNTGFLNAGDTNTGFTNAGDVNTGFFNSGNTNTGGFNAGGLNTGFFSAVTQVGPNSGFFNVGTGNSGFGQNDPSGSGNSGFQQSGFGNSGWVNTSTTMAFGGNSGILNTGYGNSGYYNGAVDNSGIFVIGNITGAISSGLFNSGSGNSGLFNNGNFVSGFFKGLFGG; encoded by the coding sequence TTGGGCAGCGGCAACAATGGAAGCTCTAACGTCGGCGGCGGGAATTTCGGCAGCAACAACTGGGGCTTCGGGAACACCGGCAGCGGGAATATCGGCTTCGGTAACACGGGCAACAACAACATCGGATTCGGGCTGACCGGCAACGGTCAATTTGGGTTCGGCAATCTGAATTCCGGCAGCGGAAACATCGGTTTGTTCAACTCCGGTACCAACAATGTCGGCTTCTTCAACTCGGGCACCGGCAACGTGGGCTTTGGGAACTCGGGCATTTCGAACACGGGCTTCGGGAATGCGGGCAATGTCAACACGGGATTCTGGAATGGCGGCAGCACCAACACGGGCTTCGCCGACGCCGGCAATGGAAATACCGGCTTCTTCAACGGCGGCAACGGCAACTCGGGCAGCTTTAATGCCGGCAACGTCAACTCGAGCTTCGGGAATGCGGGCAACTTCAACACCGGATTCCTTAATGCGGGCGACACCAACACGGGCTTCACAAATGCGGGCGACGTCAACACCGGGTTCTTTAACTCGGGCAACACCAACACCGGGGGCTTCAACGCGGGCGGCCTTAACACGGGCTTCTTCAGCGCAGTGACCCAAGTCGGGCCGAACTCGGGCTTCTTCAACGTCGGCACCGGTAACTCCGGTTTTGGGCAGAACGACCCGTCGGGCAGCGGCAACTCGGGATTCCAGCAATCAGGTTTCGGTAACTCGGGCTGGGTCAATACCAGCACCACAATGGCCTTCGGAGGAAACTCAGGTATTCTCAACACCGGCTACGGCAATTCGGGTTATTATAACGGGGCAGTCGACAACTCGGGCATCTTTGTGATCGGCAACATCACAGGTGCCATCAGTTCGGGCTTATTCAACTCCGGCAGTGGCAACTCGGGCCTGTTCAACAACGGCAATTTCGTGTCAGGTTTCTTCAAGGGGTTGTTCGGCGGTTAG
- a CDS encoding WXG100 family type VII secretion target encodes MATRFMTDPHAMRAMAGRFEVHAQTVEDEARRMWASSQNISGAGWSGLAEATSLDTMSQMNQAFRNIVNMLHGVRDGLIRDANNYEQQEQASQQVLSS; translated from the coding sequence GTGGCTACTCGGTTTATGACCGATCCGCACGCGATGCGGGCGATGGCTGGTCGGTTTGAGGTGCATGCGCAGACGGTTGAGGATGAGGCGCGGCGGATGTGGGCGTCGTCGCAGAACATTTCGGGTGCCGGCTGGAGTGGGCTGGCCGAGGCGACGTCGTTGGACACGATGAGCCAGATGAATCAGGCGTTTCGCAACATTGTGAACATGCTGCATGGGGTGCGGGACGGGTTGATCCGCGACGCGAATAACTATGAGCAGCAAGAGCAGGCTTCGCAGCAGGTCTTGAGCAGCTGA
- a CDS encoding TPM domain-containing protein — MRIGRLLGMILTIVTVGFAGLPAAPPCAAQPPFRLPGYVTDNAGVLTESGRAAVKSAVDKLYADRRIRLWVVYVDSFSGQTAVTWAQRTMRTSELGDYDALLAVATAARAYAFLVPSTVPGISESQVDSLRRNQIEPALRNGDFGGAAVAAADGLNRSPSSPNRLPLLIALGVIVVAAVALLVVMRYRGRRRRAAALAAARRVDPTNATALAAVPLDALDDLSRSMVVDVDNAVRTSSNELALAIDEFGEERTQTFTRAVNNAKAALAQAFTVRQQLDDGTPETPAQRRELLTQVIVSAAHADRELESQTEAFEQLRDLVINAPSRLDGLTQRYVELTSRIVPAEQRLAELHNEFGTAALASVSGNVAAAKERLAFADRNVGSARDLATRAVSGQQSGLVDAIRAAESALGQARALLDAVDNAADDIRRAVATLPTLIADAQTGIQRANEQLEKAQNGNVGHTRELIAARDAAASALDSARGAGSADPLAAFARLTKADADLDRLLATLAEERASAERLNRSFEQALFTAQSRVRAVSEYIDTRRGSIGPEARTRLAEAKRQLQAAQDKKATNLAEAIAYANGASTLAANAQALANADVQSAQRAYARGGSNDIGAMIGGIIIGNILSGGLRGGFGGWSPTSFGGSSSSTGGSPDGGFMGGGGRF, encoded by the coding sequence ATGCGCATCGGTCGCCTGCTCGGCATGATCCTGACGATCGTCACTGTGGGCTTCGCCGGATTGCCGGCGGCGCCGCCATGTGCCGCGCAGCCACCATTCCGGCTTCCGGGCTACGTCACCGACAATGCGGGCGTCCTCACGGAATCTGGTCGCGCCGCAGTGAAGTCGGCCGTCGACAAGCTCTACGCCGACCGCCGCATCCGGTTGTGGGTGGTCTACGTCGACAGCTTCTCCGGGCAGACCGCGGTGACTTGGGCGCAGCGCACCATGCGCACCAGTGAGCTGGGTGATTACGACGCGCTGCTGGCCGTGGCGACCGCCGCACGTGCGTATGCCTTCCTGGTGCCGTCGACTGTGCCGGGGATCAGCGAGAGCCAGGTCGACAGCCTGCGGCGCAATCAGATCGAACCCGCACTGCGCAACGGCGACTTCGGGGGTGCGGCCGTCGCCGCGGCCGACGGGCTCAACAGGTCGCCAAGTTCGCCAAATCGGTTGCCACTGCTGATTGCGCTCGGCGTCATCGTCGTCGCCGCCGTGGCCTTGCTGGTTGTGATGCGCTATCGCGGCCGGCGACGGCGCGCCGCGGCGCTGGCTGCGGCACGACGAGTCGACCCCACCAACGCAACGGCGCTGGCCGCCGTACCGCTGGACGCCCTCGACGATCTCTCCCGCTCGATGGTGGTCGACGTCGACAACGCGGTGCGTACGAGCTCCAACGAGCTTGCGCTGGCGATAGATGAGTTCGGCGAAGAGCGGACCCAGACGTTTACCCGGGCGGTGAACAACGCCAAAGCTGCCCTGGCCCAGGCCTTCACCGTGCGCCAACAACTTGACGACGGCACGCCCGAGACGCCGGCGCAGCGGCGCGAGCTGCTCACCCAGGTGATCGTGTCGGCGGCGCACGCCGACCGCGAGCTGGAGTCGCAGACGGAGGCCTTCGAGCAACTGCGAGATCTGGTGATCAATGCCCCATCCCGGCTCGACGGGCTGACGCAGCGGTACGTCGAACTCACCAGCCGAATCGTCCCGGCCGAACAGCGGCTCGCCGAGTTACACAACGAATTCGGCACTGCGGCACTGGCTTCGGTCTCCGGCAATGTCGCGGCCGCCAAGGAGCGGCTGGCATTCGCCGACCGCAACGTCGGCTCGGCGCGAGATCTGGCGACCCGGGCGGTGAGCGGACAGCAGAGCGGTTTGGTGGATGCGATCCGTGCCGCCGAGTCGGCGCTCGGCCAAGCCCGTGCGCTGCTCGATGCGGTGGACAACGCTGCCGACGACATCCGGCGCGCAGTTGCGACACTGCCGACACTAATCGCCGATGCCCAAACGGGCATCCAGCGTGCCAATGAGCAACTCGAGAAGGCGCAGAACGGGAATGTTGGCCACACCCGCGAACTGATCGCAGCGCGTGATGCGGCGGCCAGCGCGCTGGACAGTGCCCGCGGCGCCGGCTCCGCCGATCCGCTGGCCGCGTTCGCGCGACTGACCAAGGCCGATGCGGACCTTGACCGGTTGCTGGCGACGCTGGCCGAAGAACGGGCAAGCGCCGAGCGGCTCAACCGTTCATTCGAGCAGGCGTTGTTCACCGCCCAGTCGCGGGTGCGTGCAGTGTCCGAGTACATCGACACCCGTCGCGGCAGCATCGGGCCGGAAGCCCGGACCCGGCTCGCCGAAGCGAAACGGCAACTCCAGGCCGCGCAAGACAAGAAGGCGACGAACCTGGCCGAGGCCATTGCCTACGCCAACGGGGCGTCGACGCTGGCCGCTAACGCGCAGGCGCTGGCGAATGCCGACGTGCAATCGGCTCAGCGCGCCTACGCCCGCGGCGGGAGCAACGACATTGGCGCGATGATCGGCGGGATCATCATCGGCAACATCCTGAGCGGGGGCCTGCGGGGCGGGTTTGGCGGCTGGAGCCCCACGTCGTTCGGGGGTTCCTCGAGCTCAACCGGGGGCTCACCCGACGGCGGCTTCATGGGCGGCGGCGGACGGTTCTAA
- a CDS encoding WXG100 family type VII secretion target has translation MATRFMTDPHAMRAMAGRFETHAQTVEDEARRMWASAQNISGAGWSGQAEATSLDTMSQMNQAFRNIVNMLHGVRDGLIRDANNYEQQEQASQQILSS, from the coding sequence ATGGCAACACGTTTTATGACCGATCCGCACGCGATGCGGGCTATGGCGGGTCGCTTTGAAACGCACGCCCAGACGGTCGAGGACGAGGCCCGTCGGATGTGGGCGTCCGCGCAGAACATCTCGGGTGCGGGCTGGAGCGGCCAGGCGGAGGCGACGTCGCTGGACACCATGAGCCAGATGAATCAGGCGTTCCGCAACATCGTGAACATGCTGCACGGGGTGCGCGACGGGCTGATCCGCGACGCCAACAACTACGAACAGCAAGAGCAAGCCTCGCAGCAGATCCTCAGCAGCTAA
- a CDS encoding phospholipase C encodes MSRREFLAKATGAGAAAFLTDWAAPVIEKAYGAGTCAGHLTDIEHIVLCLQENRSFDHYFGTLSGVDGFNTPTPLFQQKGWNPQTQSLDPAGITLPYRIDTTRGPNGVGECVNDPDHQWIAAHLSWNGGANDGWLAAQARTRSVGNTPVVMGYYARPDIPIHYLLADTFTICDHYHSSLLGGTMPNRLYWISATVNPDGDKGGPQIVEPSIQPKLTFTWRIMPENLSDAGISWKVYNSKLLGGLNDTSLSRNGYVGSFKQAGNPRSDLARYGIAPTYPGDFVRDIINNTLPAVSWVVPLTVESEHPSFPIAVGAWTIVNLIKALLANPAVWEKTALIIAYDEHGGFFDHVTPPTAPAGTPGEWIPNSVDINKVDGSGGIRGPIGLGFRVPCFVISPYSRGGLMVHDQFDHTSQLQFIGKRFGVPVPNLTPWRASVTGDMTSAFNFALPPDPSRPNLDHPVRQLPKVAKCVPNVVLGFLNEGLPYRVPYPQTMPSQESVPVRGLPSGIC; translated from the coding sequence ATGTCGCGTCGAGAATTCCTCGCTAAGGCCACCGGTGCTGGCGCCGCGGCGTTTCTGACGGACTGGGCCGCCCCGGTGATCGAAAAGGCCTATGGTGCCGGTACCTGCGCCGGTCATTTGACCGACATCGAGCACATTGTGCTGTGCCTACAGGAAAACAGATCATTCGATCACTACTTCGGCACCCTCTCCGGCGTCGATGGATTCAACACCCCTACTCCACTATTCCAGCAAAAGGGCTGGAATCCCCAGACGCAGTCGCTTGACCCCGCCGGCATCACCTTGCCTTACCGCATCGATACGACCAGGGGACCCAACGGTGTTGGTGAGTGCGTCAATGACCCCGACCACCAGTGGATCGCCGCCCACCTGTCCTGGAACGGCGGCGCCAACGACGGCTGGCTGGCTGCGCAAGCGAGGACCCGGTCGGTGGGCAATACCCCCGTGGTGATGGGCTACTACGCACGTCCCGACATACCGATCCATTACCTGTTGGCGGACACGTTCACGATCTGCGACCACTACCACTCTTCGCTGCTGGGCGGGACCATGCCCAACCGGCTGTACTGGATAAGCGCCACGGTCAATCCCGACGGCGACAAAGGTGGACCCCAGATTGTCGAACCTTCGATCCAGCCGAAGTTGACGTTCACCTGGCGCATCATGCCGGAGAACCTCAGTGATGCCGGGATCAGTTGGAAGGTCTACAACAGCAAGTTGCTCGGCGGGCTCAACGACACGTCCCTAAGCCGCAACGGGTATGTGGGGAGTTTCAAGCAAGCGGGAAACCCACGGTCGGACCTGGCCCGTTACGGCATTGCGCCGACCTATCCCGGCGACTTCGTCCGTGACATCATCAACAACACATTGCCTGCGGTCTCCTGGGTCGTCCCGTTGACCGTCGAGTCCGAGCATCCCTCATTCCCGATAGCGGTCGGGGCATGGACGATCGTGAATCTGATCAAGGCGCTGCTGGCCAATCCGGCGGTATGGGAAAAGACGGCGCTGATCATCGCCTATGACGAACACGGCGGCTTTTTCGACCACGTCACACCTCCGACGGCGCCGGCGGGGACGCCCGGCGAATGGATTCCCAACAGTGTCGACATCAACAAGGTCGACGGCTCCGGTGGCATACGTGGCCCGATCGGCCTGGGCTTTCGCGTGCCGTGCTTCGTCATTTCGCCCTACAGCCGCGGCGGGCTGATGGTCCACGACCAGTTCGATCACACGTCGCAGCTGCAATTCATCGGAAAGCGGTTCGGGGTTCCGGTTCCCAACCTGACGCCGTGGCGGGCCAGCGTGACCGGGGATATGACGTCGGCATTCAACTTCGCCCTTCCGCCCGACCCGTCGCGCCCCAACCTGGATCACCCCGTCCGCCAACTGCCGAAGGTCGCCAAGTGTGTGCCCAATGTGGTGTTGGGATTCTTGAACGAGGGGCTTCCCTACCGGGTGCCCTATCCGCAGACCATGCCGAGCCAGGAATCCGTGCCTGTCCGCGGGTTGCCCAGCGGCATCTGCTAA
- a CDS encoding phospholipase C has translation MSVSPFLGMSRRDFLAKATGAGAAAFLMDWAAPVIEKAYGAGPCPGHLTDIEHIVLLMQENRSFDHYFGTLSSTNGFNTASPAFQQPGWNPRTQALDPAGITIPFRLDTTRGPFVDGECVNDPEHQWIAMHLAWNGGANDNWLPAQATTRTGPYVPMTMGYYTRQDIPIHYLLADTFTICDGYHCSLLTGTLPNRLYWLSAHIDPAGTNGGPQLVEPGFLPLQQYSWRIMPENLEDAGVSWKVYQNKSFGRFINTPISNNGLVQAFKQAGNPRSNLARFGIAPTYPGDFAEDVKANRLPKVSWLVPNILQSEHPALPVALGAVSMVTALRILLSNPAVWEKTALIVSYDENGGFFDHVVPVTAPPGTPGEYVTVPDIDAVPGSGGIRGPLGLGFRVPCLVISPWSRGGLMVHDTFDHTSQLKLIRARFGVPVPNLTAWRDSVVGDMTSAFNFAVPPKASRPNLSHPLLAAVPKLPQCIPNVVLGTTDGALPSLPYRVPFPQSMPTQETGPTRGIPSGLCS, from the coding sequence GTGAGCGTAAGCCCATTCCTCGGAATGTCGCGCCGAGACTTTCTGGCAAAAGCCACCGGTGCCGGCGCCGCGGCGTTTCTGATGGACTGGGCCGCACCGGTGATCGAAAAGGCCTACGGCGCGGGGCCTTGCCCGGGGCATTTGACCGACATCGAGCACATCGTGCTGTTGATGCAGGAGAACCGCTCATTCGATCACTATTTCGGGACGCTCTCGAGCACCAATGGATTCAACACCGCGTCGCCAGCCTTCCAGCAACCGGGGTGGAACCCGCGGACGCAGGCACTGGATCCCGCCGGCATCACGATTCCGTTCCGCCTTGACACCACCCGAGGTCCCTTCGTGGACGGCGAGTGCGTCAACGACCCCGAACACCAGTGGATCGCGATGCACCTGGCATGGAACGGCGGCGCCAACGACAACTGGCTACCGGCGCAGGCGACCACCCGCACGGGCCCCTATGTCCCTATGACAATGGGTTACTACACGCGTCAAGACATCCCAATCCACTATTTGCTGGCGGACACGTTCACAATTTGCGACGGCTACCATTGTTCGCTGCTGACGGGGACTCTGCCCAACCGGCTGTACTGGCTAAGCGCCCACATCGACCCCGCCGGCACCAACGGCGGCCCGCAACTTGTCGAGCCCGGCTTCCTGCCGCTGCAGCAGTACAGCTGGCGCATCATGCCGGAGAACCTCGAAGATGCCGGAGTCAGCTGGAAGGTATACCAAAACAAGAGTTTTGGGCGATTCATCAACACGCCGATCAGCAACAACGGACTGGTCCAGGCCTTCAAGCAGGCCGGAAATCCGAGGTCGAACCTGGCCCGTTTCGGCATCGCCCCGACCTATCCCGGCGATTTCGCCGAGGACGTCAAAGCCAACAGGCTGCCCAAGGTGTCCTGGTTGGTTCCGAACATCCTGCAGTCCGAGCACCCTGCCCTGCCGGTAGCGCTTGGGGCGGTATCGATGGTGACCGCGCTGCGGATTTTGCTGTCCAATCCGGCGGTGTGGGAAAAGACTGCCCTGATCGTCAGTTATGACGAAAACGGCGGCTTCTTCGACCACGTCGTGCCGGTGACGGCGCCGCCCGGGACTCCTGGCGAATATGTCACGGTGCCAGACATCGACGCGGTTCCTGGGTCCGGTGGCATCCGCGGTCCGCTGGGTCTGGGCTTTCGGGTGCCCTGCCTCGTCATTTCCCCGTGGAGTCGAGGCGGGCTGATGGTCCATGACACGTTCGACCACACGTCGCAGTTGAAGTTGATCCGCGCGCGGTTCGGCGTGCCGGTTCCCAACCTGACTGCCTGGCGAGATAGTGTGGTCGGCGACATGACTTCGGCGTTCAACTTCGCCGTCCCGCCGAAGGCATCGCGACCCAATTTGAGCCACCCTTTGCTGGCGGCCGTGCCGAAGCTGCCGCAATGCATCCCCAACGTCGTGCTGGGCACAACCGACGGAGCGTTGCCGAGCCTTCCGTATCGGGTGCCGTTCCCGCAGTCGATGCCCACCCAAGAAACCGGGCCCACTCGGGGGATTCCCAGTGGCCTGTGCAGCTGA
- a CDS encoding PPE family protein, with protein sequence MIPGFVFFPPEINSALIFAGAGAGPLFTAAAAWDGLATDLAASASSFDSVIAGLTGGPWAGPASVAMAAAAAPYVGWLSAAASQAALAAGQARAAATAFETALVATVHPAAVTANRVSLVSLIATNFLGQNTPAIAATEFDYMEMWAQDVAAMVGYHGGALAVASTLTPFSVPPVDLAGLASQVGAEVAGTMSAVVAPVVPVAQGAVAALPGVVTGVQSLASAVPVSTLMSAAQVAAYPASMLISPMMSLAQSANASSAGLANAATVGADMPKFVGDTAPGLKGLGGGAGGLGAEMGAGLGKAHLVGSMSVPPTWQGSMPKAMASSAMAGLGAMNPAAMAQAAGTGGMGMMPMPMPMGGAGAGMPAGMMGRGGANPHVVQARPSVVPRIGVG encoded by the coding sequence ATGATTCCTGGTTTTGTGTTTTTCCCGCCGGAGATTAACTCGGCGTTGATTTTTGCTGGCGCGGGGGCTGGGCCGTTGTTCACGGCGGCGGCGGCGTGGGATGGTTTGGCGACGGATTTGGCGGCGTCGGCGTCGTCGTTCGATTCGGTGATTGCGGGGTTGACGGGTGGGCCCTGGGCGGGTCCGGCGTCGGTGGCGATGGCGGCGGCGGCGGCACCGTATGTGGGTTGGTTGAGCGCGGCGGCGTCGCAGGCGGCGTTGGCGGCCGGTCAGGCTCGGGCGGCGGCGACGGCGTTCGAGACGGCGTTGGTGGCCACGGTGCATCCGGCGGCGGTGACGGCGAATCGGGTGTCGTTGGTGTCGTTGATCGCGACGAATTTCTTGGGTCAGAACACGCCGGCGATTGCGGCCACGGAGTTCGATTACATGGAGATGTGGGCGCAAGATGTGGCCGCGATGGTGGGCTATCACGGCGGGGCACTGGCGGTGGCGTCGACGTTGACGCCGTTTAGCGTGCCGCCGGTGGACTTGGCGGGGTTGGCCTCGCAGGTGGGTGCTGAGGTTGCTGGGACGATGTCGGCGGTGGTGGCTCCGGTGGTGCCGGTGGCTCAGGGGGCAGTGGCGGCGTTGCCCGGTGTGGTGACTGGTGTGCAGTCGTTGGCGTCGGCGGTGCCGGTGTCGACGTTGATGTCGGCGGCTCAGGTTGCGGCGTATCCGGCGAGCATGTTGATCTCGCCGATGATGTCGTTGGCGCAGAGCGCCAATGCGAGTTCGGCCGGGTTGGCTAATGCGGCGACCGTGGGGGCCGATATGCCGAAGTTTGTTGGTGACACCGCTCCAGGGTTGAAGGGGCTGGGCGGCGGTGCCGGTGGGCTGGGGGCGGAGATGGGTGCCGGTTTAGGAAAGGCGCATCTGGTGGGGTCGATGTCGGTGCCACCGACCTGGCAGGGGTCGATGCCCAAGGCGATGGCGTCGTCGGCGATGGCGGGGTTGGGTGCGATGAATCCCGCGGCCATGGCGCAGGCTGCCGGTACTGGTGGTATGGGGATGATGCCGATGCCAATGCCGATGGGTGGGGCCGGTGCTGGTATGCCCGCGGGAATGATGGGCCGCGGTGGGGCCAATCCGCATGTGGTGCAGGCGCGGCCCAGCGTGGTGCCGCGCATTGGGGTCGGATAG
- a CDS encoding WXG100 family type VII secretion target codes for MTINYQFGDVDAHGATIRAQAASLEAEHQAIVRDVLAAGDFWGGAGSVACQEFITQLGRNFQVIYEQANAHGQKVQAAGSNMASTDSAVGSSWA; via the coding sequence ATGACCATCAACTACCAGTTCGGCGATGTCGACGCCCACGGCGCCACCATCCGGGCGCAGGCCGCGTCACTCGAGGCCGAGCACCAGGCGATCGTTCGCGATGTGTTGGCCGCTGGGGACTTTTGGGGCGGCGCCGGTTCGGTGGCGTGCCAGGAGTTCATCACCCAGTTGGGTCGTAACTTCCAGGTGATCTACGAGCAGGCCAACGCCCACGGCCAGAAGGTGCAAGCCGCCGGCAGCAACATGGCGAGCACCGACAGCGCTGTCGGGTCCAGTTGGGCCTGA
- a CDS encoding phospholipase C has translation MTRRQFFAKAAAATSAGAFLSLAGPVIEKAYGAGPCPGHLTDIEHIVLLMQENRSFDHYFGTLSGTLGFDDPSPAFAQKGWNPQTQNLDPAGITIPYRFDTTRGPAVDGECVNDPDHAWVAMHNSFNGGANDGWLPAQAASSPLQANVPVTMGFYTRRDLPIHYLLADTFTICDHYFCSLLGGTTPNRLYWMSAWIDPAGTNGGPVLVEPNIQPLQHYSWRIMPENLEDAAISWKVYQNKLLGALNNTVVGYNGLVNDFKQAGDPRSNLARFGIAPTYPRDFAADVKANQLPKVSWVLPGFLLSEHPAFPVNVGAVAIVDVLRILLSNPAVWEKTALIVNYDENGGFFDHVTPPTPPPGTPGEFVTVPDINSVPGSGGIRGPIGLGFRVPCIVISPYSRGPLMVHDVFDHTSTLKLISARFGVPVPNISAWRNATVGDMTSTFNFAVPPNPSRPNLDHPVLSAVPKLPQCVPNVVLGSTLKTSIPYRVPFPQAMPTQETQPVRGIPSGLC, from the coding sequence ATGACCCGTCGACAGTTTTTCGCCAAAGCGGCTGCCGCAACCAGCGCCGGAGCTTTCCTATCCTTGGCCGGTCCGGTGATCGAAAAGGCTTATGGTGCGGGCCCCTGTCCGGGGCATTTGACCGATATCGAACACATCGTGTTGTTGATGCAAGAGAACCGGTCGTTCGATCATTACTTCGGGACACTCTCCGGCACCCTGGGGTTCGACGATCCGTCGCCGGCATTCGCGCAAAAGGGCTGGAACCCGCAGACGCAGAATCTTGACCCCGCCGGTATTACGATCCCGTACCGCTTCGACACCACCCGCGGCCCCGCAGTGGACGGCGAATGCGTCAACGACCCCGACCACGCATGGGTCGCCATGCACAACTCGTTTAACGGCGGTGCTAACGACGGCTGGCTGCCAGCGCAGGCCGCGAGCAGTCCGCTACAAGCCAATGTGCCCGTGACGATGGGCTTCTACACGCGCCGTGACCTGCCCATCCACTACCTGCTGGCAGATACCTTCACGATCTGTGACCACTACTTTTGCTCGTTGCTCGGCGGAACCACGCCCAACCGGCTCTACTGGATGAGCGCCTGGATCGACCCCGCTGGCACCAATGGTGGTCCGGTGCTGGTAGAGCCCAACATCCAGCCGCTGCAGCACTACAGCTGGCGCATCATGCCGGAGAACCTCGAGGACGCCGCGATCAGTTGGAAGGTCTACCAGAACAAGTTGCTGGGAGCCCTCAACAACACGGTCGTTGGCTACAACGGGCTGGTCAATGATTTCAAGCAAGCCGGGGATCCGAGGTCGAACCTGGCCCGTTTCGGTATCGCCCCGACCTACCCGCGCGACTTCGCCGCCGACGTCAAAGCCAACCAGCTGCCCAAGGTTTCCTGGGTGCTCCCGGGGTTTCTGCTGTCGGAACATCCCGCGTTTCCGGTCAACGTCGGCGCTGTCGCGATAGTGGACGTCCTGCGGATCTTGCTTTCCAATCCGGCGGTGTGGGAGAAGACCGCGCTGATCGTCAACTATGACGAAAACGGTGGCTTCTTCGACCACGTCACCCCGCCCACGCCGCCGCCGGGCACACCCGGCGAATTCGTCACCGTCCCCGACATCAACTCGGTTCCGGGGTCCGGTGGTATCCGCGGTCCGATCGGTTTGGGTTTCCGCGTCCCATGCATAGTCATTTCTCCGTACAGCCGTGGCCCGCTGATGGTGCATGACGTTTTCGACCACACCTCAACGCTGAAACTAATCAGCGCGCGCTTTGGCGTGCCGGTTCCCAACATCAGCGCTTGGCGAAACGCGACGGTCGGCGATATGACCTCGACGTTCAACTTCGCCGTCCCGCCGAATCCGTCGCGGCCCAATTTGGATCATCCGGTGCTGTCCGCGGTTCCGAAGTTGCCGCAGTGCGTTCCCAACGTCGTACTGGGATCGACGCTTAAGACATCAATTCCGTATCGGGTGCCATTCCCGCAGGCGATGCCCACTCAGGAAACCCAGCCTGTCCGCGGAATTCCCAGCGGTCTCTGCTGA
- a CDS encoding GAP family protein, with protein MWGTVLVLALVATADPVRIGISVLLSSRPRPLRQLVACWLGGVTISVGMALGVLFGLRDFALSVMQRVQLAAASSAGGQVRVAMGVVALMIAALALGLSPRLRARVALPGANPSHLQALTSTAFSRLSTHAHGALRARPLWVAFIIGLGLSTDLRYLAALTAILASGVATGSQLIAAAVYSVVALAFVEIPLVSQLVAPAKTCQALTVAHGWVKGRRQQLFAVVIAMLGVFLVTSGMGYA; from the coding sequence ATGTGGGGCACAGTGCTGGTGTTAGCTCTGGTGGCGACAGCCGACCCCGTGCGTATCGGGATCAGCGTCCTCTTGTCCTCACGACCCCGGCCGCTTCGTCAGCTGGTCGCGTGCTGGCTCGGCGGAGTAACAATCAGCGTTGGTATGGCGCTGGGTGTGCTCTTCGGGCTGCGGGACTTCGCACTTTCAGTCATGCAGAGAGTCCAACTCGCCGCCGCCAGTTCCGCGGGCGGGCAGGTTCGGGTCGCGATGGGTGTGGTGGCGTTGATGATCGCCGCCCTCGCGCTTGGGCTGTCACCGCGCTTGCGGGCCCGGGTGGCTCTGCCCGGCGCCAACCCGTCGCATCTGCAGGCGCTGACGTCGACCGCATTCTCCAGATTGTCGACGCACGCCCACGGTGCGCTGCGGGCCAGACCGCTATGGGTGGCGTTCATCATCGGACTTGGGCTATCAACGGACCTCAGGTATTTGGCGGCGCTTACCGCCATCTTGGCCTCGGGAGTCGCTACCGGCAGCCAACTGATAGCCGCCGCCGTGTACTCCGTCGTGGCCCTGGCGTTCGTCGAGATCCCGCTCGTAAGCCAACTGGTCGCACCGGCAAAGACCTGCCAGGCCCTGACTGTCGCGCACGGCTGGGTGAAAGGTCGCCGGCAACAGCTGTTCGCCGTCGTCATCGCGATGCTGGGGGTATTCCTGGTGACCAGCGGAATGGGCTACGCCTGA